The following are encoded in a window of Mustela nigripes isolate SB6536 chromosome 1, MUSNIG.SB6536, whole genome shotgun sequence genomic DNA:
- the C1QTNF7 gene encoding complement C1q tumor necrosis factor-related protein 7, which yields MFILLYVTSFAICASGQPRGNQFKGESYSPRYICSIPGLPGPPGPPGANGSPGPHGRIGLPGRDGRDGRKGEKGEKGAAGLRGKTGPLGLVGEKGDQGETGKKGPMGPEGEKGEVGPAGPPGAKGDRGEQGDPGLPGVCRCGSIVLKSAFSVGITTSYPEERLPIIFNKVLFNEGEHYNPATGKFICAFPGIYYFSYDITLANKHLAIGLVHNGQYKIKTFDANTGNHDVASGSTVIYLQPEDEVWLEIFFTDQNGLFSDPGWADSLFSGFLLYVDTDYLDSISEDDEL from the exons ATGTTTATCTTGCTCTATGTTACAAGTTTTGCCATTTGTGCCAGTGGACAGCCTCGGGGTAATCAGTTCAAAGGAGAGAGCTACTCTCCAAGATATATCTGTAGCATCCCTGGCTTACCTGGACCTCCAGGACCACCTGGAGCAAATGGCTCCCCAGGGCCCCATGGTCGGATCGGCCTCCCAGGACGAGATGGTAGAGACggcaggaaaggagagaaaggtgaAAAGGGAGCTGCAG GTTTGAGAGGTAAGACTGGACCACTGGGCCTTGTTGGAGAGAAAGGGGACCAAGGAGAGACTGGGAAGAAAGGACCCATGGgaccagagggagaaaaaggagaagtagGTCCAGCTGGGCCTCCTGGAgcaaagggagacagaggagagcaAGGGGACCCAGGGCTGCCTGGAGTTTGTAGATGCGGAAGCATTGTGCTCAAATCTGCCTTTTCTGTTGGCATCACTACCAGCTACCCAGAAGAAAGGCTACCAATTATATTTAACAAGGTCCTCTTCAATGAGGGAGAGCACTACAACCCTGCCACAGGGAAGTTCATCTGTGCCTTCCCAGGGATCTATTACTTTTCTTATGATATCACATTGGCAAATAAGCATCTGGCAATCGGGCTAGTTCACAACGGGCAGTACAAGATAAAGACATTCGACGCCAACACAGGGAACCATGACGTCGCTTCTGGGTCCACGGTCATCTATCTGCAGCCAGAAGATGAAGTGTGGCTGGAGATCTTCTTCACTGACCAGAACGGTCTCTTCTCAGACCCAGGTTGGGCAGACAGCTTGTTCTCCGGATTTCTCCTATATGTTGACACAGATTATCTAGATTCCATATCTGAAGATGATGAGCTGTGA